The nucleotide sequence CCAGCTCGCTTGATCCATTTTAATCACCTCCATCATCAGTTAGTATGTGCGGTATGCCTACTTTACCTGTGTGCATGAAATGTTCGTTGCATATGATGTTCATTCATTATCGCCGATAGACTTTCGCCAATAGTTTAGACCACTCGGCCCGTGTAATGGTTGCGCTTGGTTTAAAAGTTCCGTCTATATAACCAGAAATCAACCCTTCTTGCTTCATCGCCTCTAATACGCCAGCGAGTGGATCTTTAGCTGAAACGTCATTGAACACTTGAGATGGACGTGCAGGAAGGTTCAACTGAATCGCTGTAGCGATAAGTTGTGCCGCTTCTCCGCGAGTCATTGCCTGGTTAGGTAAAAATTGTGAGGATGTGTATGGGGCTAACCAACCTGCTCGATCGGCCTTAGTTACATACTCATATAACCAGCTTTTAGTTGGAATGTCCGTAAATCTCAGCTTAGTGGAGGATGCTTGTAATCCGATGGCACGCACCATTGCTGTTACACCTTCACCACGACTAAGCGTTTTGTTCGGGAGGAACCGTCCATCTGGATAGCCTTTGATCCATCCCGCTCTGTATAGTGTCTCCACATCTGCTGATGCCCAATGTCCGACAAGATCAGTAAAAGAGCTTGAAGTTGTTTCCTGTCTCATTTCGAGATCGTATGTTTGTTGCAAGAATGCACGATTGGCCGTCACGACAACATAATACGTCCCTTTTTCGAGAATTCTCTGACCTTCGAGCGATGTTGCCCCAAGTACATTTTTCCATATCGCTATACTGTTCTGGTCAGCATCAATGAGTTCAACTCGAGCTACAGTGTTAAGTGGGATGTTGCCCAAGTCAAGTTTGACCAACTTCTTATTCGTGACGGTGAATCGGAACCAGTCCTCATCCGCAGTCGTATCGATTAGTCCATTATAGACGAGTCTGTCCGACAATGGAGTAGCCGTCAATGGCCCATTGTTTGGTTCATAAGCATCAATATACTGGGTAATATATTCTAGAGATGCGGTATAGGTCCCCACAACTGGTTCAGGATTCGGAGATACAACATTTTTAATTCGAATATAGTATTTGCCGGGTTTGGCATTTTTCATAATCAGTTCTTCGCTACCGCCATCACCTTGATCGTCGGCAATCAGGATCGATCCTCCGATCGGTTGAATCATCAACTCAAGATCGATTCGTACTGTATCTGTCGTGATCGCAAGTCGGAGTGTCCCCTCAACTGGAAGATTAATGATCATCCAATCCTCGTCACCACGTTGGTGGAAAGTACCTGTCCAGGTCTGACTGCGTGGTGCCAATGTAAATGCTGTTGCTGCACGATCATTAGGCTCAAGCGCATCCGCAGCAATGACAAATTGGTTAGTCAGTCGGTATTCATTGTTTACTGAATTCGTGTTCGCCACTTTCAGCAGGTAACGTCCTTTGGCTAGCCGCCATTGTGTAGTATTTGAAGAAGCATTTGTTGTCCCGGTAATTAGATCACTGCCTGAACTATTGTATAGAGCCAATTGAACGCCTTCACCACTTACTGAATATAGACCATCGTACCGAATTTCTACGGAATACCAATCTACATCGCTTACACTCGTCCATTTTCCAGCAACTTCTTTCCCTTCTGGAAACACTTTCGCCTTGTCTTTTGTATCATTCGGCTCTCTCCAATCGACAGAGCCATCATACTGGAGCGCCTTATTCACTGCCAGGTACCCATAACCGATCTTTGAGTCCCATGAAAATGCTTCGTTACGCTGCGCTGTACTTCTAAGTGCCTCACGCACACGATGTGGGCTCCAATCTGGATTTTGCGCTTTAAGCATCGCAGCAGCGGCAGCAACCTGCGGAGCCCCCATTGAACTCCCTTCCATCGTTGCTGTTCCGCCTCCAATTGCAAGCGTGTCCACTTTCCAGGCTGCGCTAATATCAACCTCAGGACCCGGAGTGGATTGTTTAACGGGAGTTAGCACATTCGAACCTGAGATGGCAAGCACACTCGTATAGGCTGCAGGGTATTGCACTTTTGCTTTATTGCCGAAATTGACCGCATCATTTCCACTCGCCGCGATGAGTAAAACTCCGTTATTTTCTGCATCTTGCACTGCTTTACGTAAATTGGGTTCATCTCTTCTTAGTCCAAGAGAGAGTACAATAATATCCGCGCCTTGCTCGACTGCGTAATTAATCGCTTGTGTGAGATGCTGATCATCTCCTGCACCGTTTTTGTCCAGCGCTTTGATTGGCATAATTCGCCCTTGCCACTTTGGCCTTCCGAGACTCTCTCCAGCTTTGGCTACTGCCACAATTACGCCTGCAACTGCAGTCCCATGACCATTGTCATCTTGTGGTGGCTTAGTTGGACTGATCATATTTTTCCCCGATAGGAGAAAAGGTTTGAGATCTGGATGATTAAAATCTACACCTGTATCTATAATCGCAATCGTCGAAGTTACCTCAGCATTGAAGTTGTTCCAAGCATCGAGGAAGCCTGTCGTGCGTAAAAATGGAGCATTCGTATTCACAACTGAATTTGTTTCGTTCGCTTCAATCTTCACCAGTGAAGCTATCGACACCTCCTTGTTCGTTGGAGATTGCTCTGCACTTGCTACACTTTGCGGTAAATCAGTCCCCATACTGATGCATATTGCAAGCGCCATTAGGAGTAACTTACTGTACTTCTTGAGTGTTGTCATTGCATTCACACCTTCATGTATTGCCTACTGTGATATAAATTCGATTTTCGACATCAAATCCCCTTCTTCCCTAATAAAATAGGTACTTTGGTCACTTAATGTCGCCCTATTCGGGGCGCATTGCGCGGGGCGATGAGTCGTCAGACGGGGTTCGCGGGACAGGATAGGGCGCGGTGCCGTGGACGGAGTGCCGTGGACGGAGTGCCGTGGGGCGCGGAGCCATGGCGGGGTGCCGTGGGTGAGCGAGCCGGGGGCGCGATAGCGTTACGAAAACACTCTATTGCACTAAAATTTCTCGCCAAACCCACCATAAAGTTACACAGTAACGCTATCTGCTCGCATTTGGGATCTACACGAACGCTTTTAAGTAAATAGCTTTACCTCGTAACTCTATTCGCCTGAAAACGGTACATTCCACTTATTTAAGACGATGCCAAAACGTTAAATCATTTTACTTAAAGACTGGTTGGGGCGGTTTGGGTGGTTTGGGTGGTTTGGGTGGTTTGGGTGGTTTGGGTGGTTTGGGTGGTTTGGGTGGTTTGGGTGGTTTGGGTGGTTTGGGTGGTTGGGGCGATTGTGCGGTTGGGGCGATTGTGCGGTTGGGGCGATTGTGCGGTTGGGGCGATTGTGCGGTTGGGGCGATTGTGCGGTTGGGGCGATTGTGCGGTTGGGGCGATTGTGCGGTTGGGGCGATTGTGCGGTTGGGGCGATTGTGCGGTTGGGGCGATTGTGCGGTTGGGGCGGTTTGGGCGGTTGTGTGGTTTGGGCGGTTGGAGCGTTATCGAGAAATTAAGTGCAGATCTGGCGTTATTTCATTCGAAAACTACTCGAAATCAAAAATAAGTCCATATATGTCGCTATTTTTGACAATTTTCCTCATTTGGGAACTATTTGCGTCCAATAAGTGCAGATCTGGCGTTAATGTGGATTTCCGCCAGTAAATTCGAATAATAAGTGCAGATTTGCACCTATTGTAATAGCAAAATCTCGTGAGTACTAAGAGTCGCGCCATTCTACGCCGAGATACCAACTCAAGAGATTAAGCTCTAAATATCGCGCTATTCTACTCCACCGCTACACAAGAATAGGCTGCCCAACGCAACCTAATGCGTCAGACAGCCTATTTAATACACTTGTGCTATCGAATCAAAAAATCTAGTTCAATTGTGAAGATGCTGTTAATCCAGTCAATGATCGGCATCGGCAGAAAACCAAGTGCTAGTGTTGCGATTACACATAGCCAGATCGTAAAGCCTGTAGGCATCGAAATCTTCAGCCCAGAATCTACCGCACCTGTGCGCATGTACATTTGGCGAATAAACGAGAAGTACACCGCATACGAGATCACCGTTGATACAAGTAATATGGCTGCAAGCCAGTATTCCTTGCTTTGTGTCGTCGAGAATAGGATGAATAGCTTTCCGAAAAATCCACCAGTAACCGGAAGCCCAGCAAGTGAGCAGAGCAATACAGTCATCGCCCCCGCTGTCCACGGCGCACGATGGTAAAGTCCAGCGAAAGCGGATATTTGCTCACTACCTGTATCTTTAGATACGATCGAGAACACCGAAAATGCCCCGATATTCATGAACGCATAAGCGATCAAATAGTAGCTAAACTCAGAAAAATGTGACGAGTGAAACTGACCTAATCCGATTGAAAGTGGTATGAGCAGGATCCCTGCATTAGCAACGCCGGAAAGGGCTAATAAGCGCTTCACATTCTTTTGCCGTAATGCCCCCGCTGTCCCCACAATCATCGCAGCTGCTGCAAGGACTGTTAACGCTAGCAAAATATCGGAGTTCAATGTTGTATGCCCATTCACAAAGAAGAATGCATTAAACATGAAGAACACGCGGTAGAACATTGCAAACGCAGCGCCCTTCGCCACTATAGCTAGAAACGCTGTGACCGGAGTTGCAGCACCTTGGTAGACGTCCGCAGACCATGCATGGAAGGGTGCCAACGCTAGCTTTACTGCAAAGCCTGCAATCATCAGGAATAAGCTGACATAGAGCAAAGCTTCAAAGCTTTGGAGTCCCGTGCTTAAGCTTTGCGCGATGAACATTAGGTTTGTCGAGCCCGTCATTCCATAGAGGAAGGACATCCCGTATAAAATGAAGGCGGAAGCGACGCTTCCAGTCACGACATACTTAAACGCCGCTTCACCGGATACTCGTTCCTTCTTGCGAGCTGCCACGAGAATATACGATGTAATGCTAAGCAGCTCCAAGCCAACGAACAAAGTAATGAGATCGCCTGAGGAAGCCATAACCATTGCACCTAGTGTCGCTGGCAGTAACAAGTAATAGAACTCTGCCTTAATCTTAATGTCATCATCGCGAACTGTCCCGAGAGAGGATAGAACAATGAAGCCCGTAGCACCTAAAAATACAAGCTTAAGAATGTTACCAAAGTCATCGATTCGATAACTTCCGGACATCAAATTATAAACTTGCTCTTCTCGAATGAGCAGGACCACGAAGACCGCCGCTATGACAATCCCGAGTAATGTGAGCCAGCCAATCACATTGCGATTGATCCGTTTAGGCAAAAATAAATCAACGACAATAAGCAGCACGGTAAAGATCGACAATACAAGCTCGGGGGCCAAGTACCATGCGTCACTCCACGTTAAAGTCTGGAAACCTGACATGTTAACCCCCCATCCCGGATTGAAGTTGTTCCACTAAGCCGCTAAATCCATATTCCATGACGCTCGTAAGGAGGGATGGATATACACCAAGCAGAATGATCAGTGCAGCAAGTGCGACCATCGGTAGCGCCTCTATGAAGCGCGCATCCTTCAAGTTCGCGAACTTGTCAGCAACAGGGCCGTAAGTAATTTTCAATATGCTTCGCAGCACATAAATTGCAGCGAATAGAATTCCGAGCACACCAACTGCTGTAATCCATTTCATTGAACCGAATAGTCCAAGGAACGAGAGAAACTCCCCGATAAACCCGGACAGCCCTGGAAGTCCTAATGAAGCAAGACCCCCTAAGAGCAATATTCCAGACATGAATGGCATAGATTTCGCCAAACCGCCCAGCTCACTTAGCTCTGTCGTGTTCGTCCGCTCGTACAAGCTACCTACGATTAGGAACAGCAACGCGGAGATTAGTCCATGAGACACCGATTGATAGATTGCGCCTTGGAAACCGACTTCTTCAAGTGAAGCGATCCCCAGTAACACGATTCCCATGTGACTAATACTAGAATAGGCAAGTACAAGTTTGAACTCTGTTTGTATACAAGCTAGTATTGCGCCATATACGATGTTGATTACACCAAGGATCGCGATTATCGTCGCCCACGAATGAAGCTGTTCAGGAAACAGGAATGCGCCAAAGCGGATCAGTCCGTATACACCCATTTTCAACAAAATCCCGGAGTGAATCATAACAACCGCTGGCGGTGCCTCGGTATGAACGCGCAGCATCCAAGTGTGGAACGGGAAGATCGGAATTTTGATGCCGAATGCAATCAGCAGCAGAATAAATGCGCCCCACCTCATACTATCATTCAATACAAATTGGGCATTTCCAACTTGATCAGCTGTAAGATTCGCTAAAGCATTGGGATCGCTTAAGTTTTGGAGGATCGTGTCATAGTTACCACTGATAACGATATCGGCACCGGTCTCCGTCAAATTTGTTCCAAAACCTAGCGTAGCAATCAGCATCAGGAATGCAAGCAACATTACCGCTGAGCCTAATCCATTGTAGATGAGAAACCGCGTTGCCGCCTTTTCCTTGCCATAGTAACCCCAGATCCCAATGAGGAAGAACATCGGAATTAACGTCATTTCGAAGAAGATGAAGAATAGAATCAGGTCACGTGCAAGGAACACTCCATAAATACCGGTCAATAGAAGTAAAAATAACACATAGTACGTTTTCCAACGTTTGCGAATATGCACAGAAGCGAGTACTGCCATCGTCGAGATGATACCCGTTAAAAGAACAAGAGGTAACGAAATGCCATCAACCGCAAGATGGAAGTCAAATACGAGTTTCGAAGACTGGAAGCCGTTATTAAGCAATTCCTTATTCAATGGAATCGATAACCACGTCGCTTGCTCTGTAAATTTGCCACCCCCAGCTTGAGGCTGATAAGCAGCAAACAATAATATCGTTAACGCTAACGGAATAACTGTGAAGATAATAGCCGCGATCCGAATTAATCCGTTTCGTTGCGATGGGAAGAACAGAATAAGCAACGCACCTAGTAATGGGATGAAAGTAATTAACGATAATATTGGGATGTTATCCAGCATTACCAGAACCTCCTTCCTGCGATGGCTAACGCCAGAATGACGATTCCGATAATGGCGGTAAGTACATAAGCTTGTACTTGCCCGCTTTGTAGCCTGCTATTTAATCGTCCAACTGCTTTCGTGCAATGACCAACTGCTCTCACTGCACCATCAACAACATAATCATCAATTGCTTGAAGGACAACTCCTAAGCCACGAAGGGGCTTCACAAATACGAGATCATAAATTTCATCGATATAATATTTGTTCGCCAATACTTTGACGAGACCAGGCACACGTGACGATACCGCATCCGAGCGAATGGAGCCCTTCGCATACATTAGCCAGCCGATGTAAATCCCTAGCAAGCCTACGATTACCGACACGATCATCACAATGCCGCTAGCATGATGCTCTTGTGCTTCTCCTGTTAGCCACTCTCCGAACCAGCCATTGAACGGCGTTTCCACAAATCCTGCTGTCACTGCAAGAATCGCAAGAATAACAAGTGGAATCGTCATTACAGCAGGAGATTCCTTGGCATGCTGGTCTTGCTTCGGCTTGCCTGCGAACACAAGGAAAAACAATCTCGCCATGTAAAGTGCTGTGAAGAACGCTGCAATTACACCTACAACAAACAAAATTGGTTGTTTATCGAGCGCAGCTGCAAGTACCGCATCTTTAGACCAGAAGCCTGAGAATGGTGGAATCCCTGATAGCGCCAATGCTCCGATACCAAACGTCCATGCTGTAATTTTCATGGAACGACCGAGACCGCCCATTTCACGAATATCTTGCGTGTGTACAGCGTGGATGACACTGCCTGCACCCAGGAATAACAACGCTTTGAAAAATGCGTGCGTGAACAGGTGGAACATCGCCCCCGTCATAGAGCCTACGCCGAGCGCCAGCATCATGTAACCGAGTTGGCTCACTGTAGAGTATGCGAGAATGCGTTTGATATCATTTTGCGCAAGCCCAATAGATGCTGCAAAAATGGCGGTGAATGCCCCGACGATCGCAACCGTCATCATCGTAGCTGACGAAGCCTGGAAGATGTCAAATGTTCTCGCCACAAGGAAAACCCCTGCCGCAACCATTGTCGCTGCGTGGATTAACGCACTAATTGGAGTCGGACCTTCCATCGCGTCGGGAAGCCACACATGCAGCGGGAATTGCCCCGATTTACCGACTGCTCCGATAAAGATTAAGATGCCGATTAATGTCGTAATTCCCAGGGAAATAATGCCCGTTCCTTGACCGAATGCATTGTGAATTTCCGTGAAATCTAGCGAATGACCAGGCATATACCAGAATAATAGCAGCACCGCAATGAATAAGCCGAGATCGCCAATTCTTGTTACAATGAAAGCTTTCTTCGCGGCTGCCTTTGCTTCCGGCTTGTGGAACCAGAAACCGACGAGCAAGAACGAACATACGCCAACGAGTTCCCAGAAAATATAGAAGATCAGCATATTGTCTGACAGAACAAGACCTAGCATCGAGAATGTAAATAACGACACATAGGCGAAGAAGGTAGAAATACGCTCATCCCCATGCATATAGCCATGAGAATATAAGTTCACTAGGAAGCTGACCAACGTAACAACAACAAGCATTAGCGCTGTCAGATTCGTCACTTCATAGCCAGCAGTTAACTTCAGCGCGCCGACCTTGAGCCATTCAATTTTATCACTGTAACCTGGAAAGCTTTTGGATAAACTCTCTATTGCAATACAAACTGATAAGACAAGCGAGGCGAAGGTGCCAGCTGTACCGACCCAAGCGCCTGCTTTCTTAAAGCCTTTGCCCATAGCGGTTAGAATGGCGAACGCGACCAGCGGGAACACCGGGACGAGCCATGCCAGTTCAGCAAAGAAGGTGCTCATCTAAGTTACCCCCTTAACTCGTCATATTCATCCACGTTCACCGTTGCGCGACCACGGTAGAGCACGATCAATACCGCGATGCCAACCGCAGCTTCTGCCGCTGCAATCGTAATGGTGAATAAGGAGAAGATTTGACCCGTAAGCGACGGGATCGCGCCATACTTGGAAAATGCAATCATATTGAGGTTCGCTGCATTAAGCATTAACTCAATCGATAATAACACGACTACCGCATTTCGCTTCGTCAGCACTCCATAAAGTCCGATACAGAAGAGCACAGCAGCGAGTGTGAGATAAGAGCCTAGTAAGCTCATTGCGGCTCCTCCTCTCTCTTTGCGATCGCAACAGCACCAATGAATGCTACCGTGAGCAATACGGAGATCAGTTCAAATGGAATGACATACTGCTTAAATAGCGCAAAGCCAATTTCTCTCACATTATCTTCTGGTAATGGCATCGTTGTAACTTCTGGAAAATCTGCTTCACGGATCGCATAGAATAAAATTCCGAAGAGGCAAATACAGCCGATTGCAGCTAATGTCTCCAGTAACGGTCGCGCAACCTCTTGCGCTTCGGCATTGTGCTTCGTCATCATGATTCCGAAGATCATCAAGATCGTAATGGCTCCGACATAGATCAGAATCTGGACGAAGGCGACGAATTCCGCTTGCAGCAAAATGTAAATTCCAGCAAGGGAGATAAATGTGAACGCTAGCGACAATACCATATAAACCACTTTAGTGAAGCTAATCGACATCACTGCGCCGATTATTGCACATACAGCCAATAAGAAGAAGGCTACCAGTTCACCGGTGAAATCAATGTTAATGTTGAACACGGGTTATTTGGCGCCTCCCTTCGGAGCTCCGATATTGTTGTTATCCTCACGAATTAGCTTATTGTTTGCATATAGCCAATCCTTGTCCTTGAACAATTCATCACGACTATATGCGGCCAACTCGAAATTGTTCGTCATGACGATTGCTTCCGTCGGACAAACTTCAGTACACAGGTCACACAAAATACAGAGTTCAAAGTTGATGTCATAAGTATCAATGACTTTACCCTTTTTCTCTGGGTCAGGGTTGGCCATACCTACTAAACTAATACATTCCGTCGGACAGACCCGAACGCATTGATTACATACGATACATTTGTCCGGTTCAAAATATTGAATCCCACGAAAGCGATCCGGCATAATTACTGGCATATCCGGATAGGACATCGTTACTTTTTTTCTCGTGAGTGTTTTTAAGGATACACCCAATCCTTTCATCATACCTTTCATCTCATCAGCCCCCCGATCCGAATAGTTCTATGCCTAATGCCGTCAAGAAAATGTTGAGAATCGCTAGCGGGAGTAGGACTTTCCAGGCGAAGCTCATCAGTTGATCTACTCGAATTCGCGGAAAGCTTGCACGAATCCAGAAGAGCGAAAACACGATGAATGCGAACTTCAGGAAGAACCAGATAATGCCCGGTATGAAATCAAGCTGAGGCACCGGTGAATTCCAGCCACCAAGGAATAAAATTGTCGTTAGGCAAGCAATTGCATAAACGTAAATATATTCTGTCAGCATGTAGAACGCGAAACGGAATCCACTATACTCTACGTGATAACCAGCGACAAGCTCTGACTCCGCTTCCGGTAAGTCAAATGGCGTACGGTTGAGCTCGGAAATCGCTGAAATGATGAAAATTGCGAATGCAATAATTTGCGGGATGAAGTTCCAGTGCCAGAAGTAGCCTTCCTGGTAAACAACGATGTCACGCAAATTTAATGAACCACTCAACATGACGACACCTACGACGGAAAGCACGAGAGGAACCTCGTAGCTAATCATCTGTGCGGCAGAACGCATACCGCCGAGCAACGAGTATTTATTATTCGATGCCCAGCCCCCGATGACGACTGCAATGGTCGTAATACCCGAGAGTGCTATGTAGTATAGGAACCCTACATTTAAATCAGCGAATTGCAGGTTGAACCCGTAAGGAATAATGGCCAATACGAGATAAGATGGAATAAAAGCTAATGCCGGTGCGAGTATAAATAATGCGCGATCCGCCTTGCTCGGAATCGTATCTTCCTTGAAGAGCAGCTTTGCAACATCCGCAACCGACTGCAACAAGCCAAGTGGACCGACACGATTCGGGCCTTTACGGAATTGCATCCATCCGATGACTTTACGTTCGAAGTATATCGCATACGTTACGAATAAAATAACGACAGCCAGCACGACAACCGCACCAGCAACGAATATGCCTGCCGTCCCCCAGCTAAGTGGTTCGTCCCAGAAGCGCTGCATTAGCAGTCAACCTCCCCTAGCACTATATCTATGCCGCCAAGTATCGTAATCATATTGGACATGCTCTCACCGATCAGTAGCTTAGGTAAAATTTGCAGATTGACGAACGATGGACGGCGGAACTTCAGACGATATGGCTCTGATTTCCCCTTGGAAATGATATGACAGCC is from Candidatus Cohnella colombiensis and encodes:
- a CDS encoding S8 family serine peptidase → MTTLKKYSKLLLMALAICISMGTDLPQSVASAEQSPTNKEVSIASLVKIEANETNSVVNTNAPFLRTTGFLDAWNNFNAEVTSTIAIIDTGVDFNHPDLKPFLLSGKNMISPTKPPQDDNGHGTAVAGVIVAVAKAGESLGRPKWQGRIMPIKALDKNGAGDDQHLTQAINYAVEQGADIIVLSLGLRRDEPNLRKAVQDAENNGVLLIAASGNDAVNFGNKAKVQYPAAYTSVLAISGSNVLTPVKQSTPGPEVDISAAWKVDTLAIGGGTATMEGSSMGAPQVAAAAAMLKAQNPDWSPHRVREALRSTAQRNEAFSWDSKIGYGYLAVNKALQYDGSVDWREPNDTKDKAKVFPEGKEVAGKWTSVSDVDWYSVEIRYDGLYSVSGEGVQLALYNSSGSDLITGTTNASSNTTQWRLAKGRYLLKVANTNSVNNEYRLTNQFVIAADALEPNDRAATAFTLAPRSQTWTGTFHQRGDEDWMIINLPVEGTLRLAITTDTVRIDLELMIQPIGGSILIADDQGDGGSEELIMKNAKPGKYYIRIKNVVSPNPEPVVGTYTASLEYITQYIDAYEPNNGPLTATPLSDRLVYNGLIDTTADEDWFRFTVTNKKLVKLDLGNIPLNTVARVELIDADQNSIAIWKNVLGATSLEGQRILEKGTYYVVVTANRAFLQQTYDLEMRQETTSSSFTDLVGHWASADVETLYRAGWIKGYPDGRFLPNKTLSRGEGVTAMVRAIGLQASSTKLRFTDIPTKSWLYEYVTKADRAGWLAPYTSSQFLPNQAMTRGEAAQLIATAIQLNLPARPSQVFNDVSAKDPLAGVLEAMKQEGLISGYIDGTFKPSATITRAEWSKLLAKVYRR
- a CDS encoding NADH-quinone oxidoreductase subunit N, producing MSGFQTLTWSDAWYLAPELVLSIFTVLLIVVDLFLPKRINRNVIGWLTLLGIVIAAVFVVLLIREEQVYNLMSGSYRIDDFGNILKLVFLGATGFIVLSSLGTVRDDDIKIKAEFYYLLLPATLGAMVMASSGDLITLFVGLELLSITSYILVAARKKERVSGEAAFKYVVTGSVASAFILYGMSFLYGMTGSTNLMFIAQSLSTGLQSFEALLYVSLFLMIAGFAVKLALAPFHAWSADVYQGAATPVTAFLAIVAKGAAFAMFYRVFFMFNAFFFVNGHTTLNSDILLALTVLAAAAMIVGTAGALRQKNVKRLLALSGVANAGILLIPLSIGLGQFHSSHFSEFSYYLIAYAFMNIGAFSVFSIVSKDTGSEQISAFAGLYHRAPWTAGAMTVLLCSLAGLPVTGGFFGKLFILFSTTQSKEYWLAAILLVSTVISYAVYFSFIRQMYMRTGAVDSGLKISMPTGFTIWLCVIATLALGFLPMPIIDWINSIFTIELDFLIR
- a CDS encoding NADH-quinone oxidoreductase subunit M, translated to MLDNIPILSLITFIPLLGALLILFFPSQRNGLIRIAAIIFTVIPLALTILLFAAYQPQAGGGKFTEQATWLSIPLNKELLNNGFQSSKLVFDFHLAVDGISLPLVLLTGIISTMAVLASVHIRKRWKTYYVLFLLLLTGIYGVFLARDLILFFIFFEMTLIPMFFLIGIWGYYGKEKAATRFLIYNGLGSAVMLLAFLMLIATLGFGTNLTETGADIVISGNYDTILQNLSDPNALANLTADQVGNAQFVLNDSMRWGAFILLLIAFGIKIPIFPFHTWMLRVHTEAPPAVVMIHSGILLKMGVYGLIRFGAFLFPEQLHSWATIIAILGVINIVYGAILACIQTEFKLVLAYSSISHMGIVLLGIASLEEVGFQGAIYQSVSHGLISALLFLIVGSLYERTNTTELSELGGLAKSMPFMSGILLLGGLASLGLPGLSGFIGEFLSFLGLFGSMKWITAVGVLGILFAAIYVLRSILKITYGPVADKFANLKDARFIEALPMVALAALIILLGVYPSLLTSVMEYGFSGLVEQLQSGMGG
- the nuoL gene encoding NADH-quinone oxidoreductase subunit L codes for the protein MSTFFAELAWLVPVFPLVAFAILTAMGKGFKKAGAWVGTAGTFASLVLSVCIAIESLSKSFPGYSDKIEWLKVGALKLTAGYEVTNLTALMLVVVTLVSFLVNLYSHGYMHGDERISTFFAYVSLFTFSMLGLVLSDNMLIFYIFWELVGVCSFLLVGFWFHKPEAKAAAKKAFIVTRIGDLGLFIAVLLLFWYMPGHSLDFTEIHNAFGQGTGIISLGITTLIGILIFIGAVGKSGQFPLHVWLPDAMEGPTPISALIHAATMVAAGVFLVARTFDIFQASSATMMTVAIVGAFTAIFAASIGLAQNDIKRILAYSTVSQLGYMMLALGVGSMTGAMFHLFTHAFFKALLFLGAGSVIHAVHTQDIREMGGLGRSMKITAWTFGIGALALSGIPPFSGFWSKDAVLAAALDKQPILFVVGVIAAFFTALYMARLFFLVFAGKPKQDQHAKESPAVMTIPLVILAILAVTAGFVETPFNGWFGEWLTGEAQEHHASGIVMIVSVIVGLLGIYIGWLMYAKGSIRSDAVSSRVPGLVKVLANKYYIDEIYDLVFVKPLRGLGVVLQAIDDYVVDGAVRAVGHCTKAVGRLNSRLQSGQVQAYVLTAIIGIVILALAIAGRRFW
- the nuoK gene encoding NADH-quinone oxidoreductase subunit NuoK, with amino-acid sequence MSLLGSYLTLAAVLFCIGLYGVLTKRNAVVVLLSIELMLNAANLNMIAFSKYGAIPSLTGQIFSLFTITIAAAEAAVGIAVLIVLYRGRATVNVDEYDELRG
- a CDS encoding NADH-quinone oxidoreductase subunit J, which codes for MFNINIDFTGELVAFFLLAVCAIIGAVMSISFTKVVYMVLSLAFTFISLAGIYILLQAEFVAFVQILIYVGAITILMIFGIMMTKHNAEAQEVARPLLETLAAIGCICLFGILFYAIREADFPEVTTMPLPEDNVREIGFALFKQYVIPFELISVLLTVAFIGAVAIAKREEEPQ
- the nuoI gene encoding NADH-quinone oxidoreductase subunit NuoI yields the protein MKGMMKGLGVSLKTLTRKKVTMSYPDMPVIMPDRFRGIQYFEPDKCIVCNQCVRVCPTECISLVGMANPDPEKKGKVIDTYDINFELCILCDLCTEVCPTEAIVMTNNFELAAYSRDELFKDKDWLYANNKLIREDNNNIGAPKGGAK
- the nuoH gene encoding NADH-quinone oxidoreductase subunit NuoH: MQRFWDEPLSWGTAGIFVAGAVVVLAVVILFVTYAIYFERKVIGWMQFRKGPNRVGPLGLLQSVADVAKLLFKEDTIPSKADRALFILAPALAFIPSYLVLAIIPYGFNLQFADLNVGFLYYIALSGITTIAVVIGGWASNNKYSLLGGMRSAAQMISYEVPLVLSVVGVVMLSGSLNLRDIVVYQEGYFWHWNFIPQIIAFAIFIISAISELNRTPFDLPEAESELVAGYHVEYSGFRFAFYMLTEYIYVYAIACLTTILFLGGWNSPVPQLDFIPGIIWFFLKFAFIVFSLFWIRASFPRIRVDQLMSFAWKVLLPLAILNIFLTALGIELFGSGG